The following is a genomic window from Mus caroli chromosome 17, CAROLI_EIJ_v1.1, whole genome shotgun sequence.
AGCAAATGTATGACAGAATTAAGACGTGCTGATGTGATATTGATGGATCACTGCTAGCTCATTACCTGGGTCTTGATTCATAGTAGAGGTTAACAAATGTTGAGATATAGGTTAGGTTGAGTTGGTGCTGGTGCTGTGCGCAGGGAACAGGAAGCAAGTACATTATGACAATTACATGTTGCTGAGGGCCTCTACGCCTGGAAGGATTTTACCTTCCAAAAGCTCAAGACTTGCCCCACCTCCTGTGCTCACATGGCTGACCTTGTCTTCAGTGCCCCATTTGGCACAGCAAGTAGCAGTATCTCCACCTCCTATAATGGTGACACAGCCATTGGAGGTGGCCTTTACAACTTCATCCATGAGAGCTTTGGTTCCTTTAGCAAAGGCATCCCATTCAAATACCCCAATAGGTCCATTCCAAACTATCAGCTTTGCTTGGGCCACAATTTGAGCATTGATTTTAATGCTCTCAGGGCCACAGTCCAAACCCATCCAGCCAGATGGTATACCAGATTCTATAGTGGCTTGTCCAACTTTAGCATTCTCATCAAACTTGTCACCAGTAACAAAGTCAACAGGAAAGACTATCTTTACACCATTCTTTTCTGCTTTTGCCATGATCTCTTTAACAATCGTGGCTCCCTCTTCATCAAACAAGGAAGCACCAATCTGCatgttcttgagttctttcaAGAAAGTATAAGCCATTCCACCACCAATAATCATGAAATTGACTTTGTCTAACATATTTTTAATGAGTTGGATCTTGTCTTTCACTTTGGCTCCACCAAGGATAGCCAGGAAGGGCCTTTCTGGCTTTTCTAAAGCCTTGGAAAAATATTCCAGTTCCTTCTTCATAAGGAAACCAGATGCCTTCTGGGGCAAATTTACTCCAACCATAGAACTGTGAGCCCGATGTGCAGTGCCAAATGCATCATTGACATAGACATCGCCAAGTTTAGACAGTGATGCTCGGAAGGCTTCTACTTTAGCAGGGTCAGCACTAATCTTTTTTCCAGAAGAATCTTTACCCTTACCTTCTTCCTCCACATGAAAGCGCAGGTTCTCCAGCAGGATGACAGACCCATTATCTGGGTTGGAACAGGCTTGCTCTACTTCAGAGCCCACACAGTCCTTCAAGAATATGACTTCCTTGTTCAGCAGGGACTTGAGCTCAGCAGCAACAGGCTCTAATGAATACTTGTCTGGCATAGGGACACCATCAGGCCGACCGAGGTGACTCATGAGAACTACAGACTTGGCTCCATTGTCCAGACAGTGCTTGATACTTGGGATGGCAGCCTTGATTCTCTGGTTGTTTGTAATTTGGTTATTCTTCATGGGAACGTTGAAGTCTACTCTCATGATTATTCTTTTTCCCTTAAGATCCACTTTGTCCAGAGTCAACTTAGCAGAAAGAGCCATCTTGATGGTATGCACAACAGCCTCTTTACTGCTGCTGGGAGGCTGGCTTGGTGGTGATTTTTAACGCTTAAGTCTTGGCCCCGCctttctttgtgagttcaaagtctCCTGCATAATAGCCATTGGTAGAATTTGAAAGGAAATCCTGCTCTGTAATTGGTTCTCCATCCTGTCTATCTTGATTTGGAACGTTTTGCCTGGTACAGACTCAAACTGCCAGCCTAGAATACTAAACAGTAAAACAGAAAGCTTGGGGTTAGAGTTGGGAAATTAGAAAGCCTTCAAATAAGTATCAGAAGGCCAGATTGTTTTTTCTCCCGTCTTTTGTTTCTATATCCTCTTTCAAATCAATTAGAAAATAAAGCATACCCAACCATAAGAttaccaaaaagaagaagaaaaaaaccctaatTCTTCCCCACATCCAATCTCTAATTATACTGTGTAAAATCCTCTGCAGTACAAATGatgaatatttgaaaagaaagtactgattttgttttgtttgtagtcTAAGGCAGCATAATATAAGTCTTTTGTCCTTGATAAATATTTCTGCTGAGTTCATGAACTGCCATTATACTTTGTGATATAGTTTT
Proteins encoded in this region:
- the LOC110284057 gene encoding phosphoglycerate kinase 2 → MALSAKLTLDKVDLKGKRIIMRVDFNVPMKNNQITNNQRIKAAIPSIKHCLDNGAKSVVLMSHLGRPDGVPMPDKYSLEPVAAELKSLLNKEVIFLKDCVGSEVEQACSNPDNGSVILLENLRFHVEEEGKGKDSSGKKISADPAKVEAFRASLSKLGDVYVNDAFGTAHRAHSSMVGVNLPQKASGFLMKKELEYFSKALEKPERPFLAILGGAKVKDKIQLIKNMLDKVNFMIIGGGMAYTFLKELKNMQIGASLFDEEGATIVKEIMAKAEKNGVKIVFPVDFVTGDKFDENAKVGQATIESGIPSGWMGLDCGPESIKINAQIVAQAKLIVWNGPIGVFEWDAFAKGTKALMDEVVKATSNGCVTIIGGGDTATCCAKWGTEDKVSHVSTGGGASLELLEGKILPGVEALSNM